One Neodiprion pinetum isolate iyNeoPine1 chromosome 1, iyNeoPine1.2, whole genome shotgun sequence genomic window carries:
- the LOC124211440 gene encoding uncharacterized protein, with protein MGGHKRKSSDRDKDYEKLKKRLREMEKKLEKREQRINNDKENDNGGAQNGKLETPGSTVNATPKNPEERETPVIDLSNENETGETSQETQSASGVTETLDLDPEILKIIGETPASEPEGLKLSSHISNRWKMWLKTGQTKETKELLLKKYPRKGECSLEAPKLNPEIAASLNDGSLKRDKYFLNTQNLAGSALSALSLVIDPLLTKKREEIDIKKMLENLWDSSQILIELYRGQTIARKACILPSLNKQTAALLGKTETGELLFGDKLGEKIKESKVIDKIGTDIKSQQSSKKPGAPTSHLNVKSPSVPRYQAQTGTKPKPSKPSYNQKYSSQSKGPQSHHRGQNSKNRSRY; from the exons ATGGGTGGACATAAGAGGAAATCTTCTGATCGAGACAaagattatgaaaaattaaaaaagcgACTGCGTGAAATGGAAAAGAAGCTGGAAAAACGCGAACAGAGGATAAACAACGACAAGGAGAATGACAATGGCGGTGCTCAGAATGGAAAGTTAG AGACTCCAGGGAGCACTGTGAACGCCACACCGAAAAATCCGGAGGAGAGAGAAACTCCAGTTATAGAtttatcaaatgaaaatgaaactggGGAAACATCACAAGAAACACAATCAGCCAGTGGGGTTACAGAAACTTTAGACCTGGACCCAGAGATCCTAAAAATCATCGGAGAAACTCCAGCGTCTGAGCCAGAAGGCTTAAAACTATCAAGTCATATTTCTAATCGCTGGAAAATGTGGCTCAAAACGGGACAAACTAAAGAAACTAAAGAGCTTCTACTCAAAAAATACCCCAGAAAAGGTGAATGTTCTTTAGAGGCCCCGAAGTTAAACCCTGAAATTGCTGCATCACTAAATGATGGGTCTCTTAAGAGAGATAAATACTTCTTAAACACCCAAAACTTAGCTGGCTCTGCATTATCAGCATTAAGTTTGGTCATCGATCCCTTACTCACAAAGAAACGAGAAGAAATTGACATAAAAAAGATGTTAGAAAATTTATGGGATTCTTCACAAATTTTAATTGAGTTGTACCGAGGACAGACTATAGCCAGAAAAGCTTGTATTCTGCCTAGTCTAAACAAACAAACGGCTGCACTATTGGGGAAGACTGAGACTGGTGAGCTGTTATTTGGAGACAAGTTGGGGGAAAAGATTAAGGAATCTAAGGTTATTGATAAAATAGGGACAGATATAAAATCCCAACAGTCTTCTAAGAAACCTGGAGCTCCAACGAGCCATTTAAATGTGAAGAGCCCGTCTGTTCCACGATACCAAGCTCAGACGGGCACAAAACCAAAACCATCCAAGCCGAGTTACAATCAGAAATATTCCAGCCAATCGAAAGGTCCACAGAGTCACCACCGGGGTCAGAACAGCAAGAATCGGAGCCGATATTAA